From Brevundimonas vesicularis:
GGGGTCTGTCCTACGCCAATATCGCCGACCTGCTGTGGTGGGAGACGTCGCATCCGGATCTGGACGACGCAAAGAAGTTCGCCGAGGCGATCCAGAAGGCCCATCCGGGCAAGCTGATGGCCTACAACTGCTCGCCGTCCTTCAACTGGAAGGCCAAGCTGGACGACGCCACCATCGCCAAGTTCCAGCGCGAGCTGGGGGCTATGGGCTACAAGTTCCAGTTCGTGACCCTGGCCGGCTTCCACAGCCTGAACAACGCGATGTTCGAGCTGGCGGACGGTTATCGCGATCGCGGCATGGCGGCCTATTCCGAGCTGCAGCAGCGCGAGTTCGCCAACGAGGCCATCGGCTACACCGCAACGCGTCACCAGCGCGAAGTCGGCACCGGCTATTTCGACCAGGTCGCCACGGTCATCTCCAACGGCACGTCCTCGACGACGGCGCTGAAGGACTCGACAGAGACTGCCCAGTTCACCCACGCGGCTTAACCCGGAAAGGAACCCGCAAATGGAACCGCTGACCCGAACCGAAGCCATCATCGACTTCTGCCTGGCGCCCCTGGCGCTCGATACCGGCACGGAGGCCGAACGTGAGGTGCGTCGTCGTCTGACGCACGTGCTGAGGACCTATCAGTCCAAGACCGCGACGCCCGTCGCCGTGGACTTCTCGTCCATGCCGTCACAGGTCATCAACGAAGCGGCGCACGGTTACGAATAGGCCGATCGCCCAAGAAAAAAGGCCCGCTCCGATCGCTCGGAGCGGGCCTTGCTCTGTTAGAAGTGTCGCTTAGCGCGACGGCGTCGTGTTCAGCGATTGGGTGGTCGCAACCGCCGGGGTCGGGACGGGCGTCGCTTGCGGGACGGTGACCGAGATGGGCGTGCGCGCCGGCGCGGCGCCGGTTTCCTGAGGATCGCCGACGACGATGGTTGTGATCTGCGTCGCCTCGGTGGTGCAGGTCGCCAGGTCGCGGGTGATGTGACGGCCCAGGCAGAAGATGTCCTCATAGCTGGGACGCGAGGCGGCCAGACACTGGAACAGCATCAGCTTGGACATATCCATGCAGAACTCGCTGTTCGGCTCGTGCGTCAGAGCCTCGGTATTGACCCGGGCCTCGTCGCCGCCGGAGCCCAGGGCGCCCAGCGCTGCGATGGCCAGAGAGCGCACGACGGCGGGGGTGTAGGGCGGACCCTTGCGCGAAGGCTCCAATCCCAAACCCGTGCCGCTGTTGGCGGCGGCGAACAGGCGGCTCGATTCCTCCGGCGACGGCAGCATCTTGACGGCCGACAGGGTCTTTGCGCTTTCCAGCCGCACTTCACGGTTCGGAATCGGCGTGATGGCCCATTGGCGGCGCGGATCGCTGCGTCCCTGGATGGTGTAGGCGTCCTGCTCTATCGCCTCGGCGATGGCGCGCATGGCGATGGCGTCCTTGCCGACCGTCGCCGAGATCAGGCCGGCGGCGGCATCGGCGCCGGGCAGGGTGGCGGCATAGGCCGGGTCGGCGACGATCTGGGCGACCATGCGCTGACGCTGGGCCGGATCGATCGCATACTGCTGCACGCCGGCGACGAACTCGGGCGACTGCAGGGCGATGATGGCGCCGTAAGCGATCAGGCCGCGCGACAGCTGGTCGGCGTCATAGGCGGAACCCTTGCGCAAGGCGGCCTGAATCGATTCCGCATCGGGGAAGCCGCCCGGTTGGATCGTCTGGGCTTCGCGCAGGAAGGCGACGTAGATCGCGGCGGCGTCCGCCACGCCCTGATTCAGCGACACGGGGGGCGGCTTGCGGGCGGCCAGTTCCGCCGCCAGACGCTGGGCTTCCAGCTCGGCCTTTGAGGGTCCGCTCTCGCAACTGGCGAGCAGGACAGCGGCGGCGAGGGCGGCGGCCGAGAGGCCGCGGCTCAGTAGGGCCGTTTTCATGGAGACTTCCTCAGGCGATTACGCGCGCAAAAAGCGCCAATACTGTTGGCGCTTATAAGGCGGGCCTTATGGTTATCCGAAGGTTAAAGCGCGGTTCCTAACGACCTTTTGATATCGCACTATTTTTTCGGGCGAACGTCCGACTTCCGGGTTAATCGTCGCCATAAGTCGGATGCGATCACAGCGGATGGCACCCCGCGAAAACGGCGGATCGGACAGCAGAACGCCCCGGCGTCATTATCCGCCGGGGCGTTCGTCGCTTCACAGCGGGCGCGGCGGGAACAAGACCGCGCGCCGCCGGGCGAACTTGATCAGCTGAAGGCGGCGGCCGCCACGGTGACGTTGCCGGTTTTCGGCGCGGCCGTGATGGTTAGGACGCGGAAGGCGGTCCCGCCGGCGGCGACCAGGTGGATCACGTCGCCGACGAACAGGAAGCCGCGCACGTCGTTGAAATAGCCGGCGGCGATGGCCGTCGCGACGCTGTCGGCCTCGGCGTCATAATGCCAGATCTGGCGGCTGGCGGCCGCCACGGTGACGGAGTTGAGGTTGCTGACCTTCGACAGCTGGGCTTTGTTCAGGGCCATGGGGCGCTCTCCTGCAGAACAACCGCCACCATGGCGATCTGATCACTAGGCTACGGCCGCGAGGCTGACGGCAACGCGACCTCAACCGGCCGGACACGCCTCCCCGAACATCTCGTCGTCGAAGCCGTCGCCGCGCGCCTTCAGCGCCTCGGCGAAGACCTCGACCTCGCGGCGGCGACCGGCGGCGTTCTCGCCCACCAGGTCCAGCGCATCTGGCCATAGCCGTTCGTCATCAGCGCGCCGCGCCAGGGCCAGCACGCGCCGGGACCGCCGGAACGATCAACGCGGCGACGCCATGACGGCGCGATCTCGACGTGAAGCACCGGCGTCATGCCGCACCTCGCGCTTCAATGAGGTCAGCTGCCGGGAGATCCACGCCCATCTGTCGCGCGAGATCCAGAACAGTCGGCAGATGCCGAGACGGAATGCGACCGCCCCCGCTCGTCTCCCACTTCCAGACGGCGTTCGTGGTCAGGTCGCAGGCATAGGCGATCCTCTTTGCGGACAGGAGGCGCATGGCGCGCCCGGCGGGTGTTTCGATTTTCAGCGTGGCCATATTGTGGAAAATCCATATGGACGTTATTTCCACGTCTATGCCTCAAGTGCTTCGGCAAGTTCGTCAACGACGTGGAGTGGAATTCTTTTCCACAATCCACAGCATGGAACTGTCAGACATACCCGACCGCCTTCGCCTGCTGCGTCGCAGCCAGGCTGATCTCGCGCGCAAGCTCGACCTCGACCCCTCGTCGCTGACCAAGACCATCAAGGGGACGCGCCGGGTTCAGCCCGCCGAGGTCATCGAAATCGAGAAGTATTTCGGCGAGAAGCTGTCGATTAGCGTCACCGAGGCGGCACCACAGGCTCCTAGACGCCGGGCGACCCCGACGAAGATCCCGGTCTATGGCTACGCTGCAGCTGGGGACGGCGAGCGGATCGCCTATGCCGACAGTCAGGTGATCGACTACCTTGATCCGCCGCCGTTCTGGCGCGGGGGCGACGACTTGGCCTACGTCCGTCTCGTCGGCGAGAGCATGGAGCCGCGATACTTCTCAGGAGAGATAGTGCCTGTGCGGCTTAACCTCCCGCCCGCGAAAGGGCAGGACTGCCTGATTGAGTTCGACGACAACACCGCCATGGTGAAGACCTATCAAGGTCAGCGGGACGGCCGCGTGTTCGCCGAGCAATACAACGAGCGAAAGGGTCTGGACTTCGCTGCGACGAGCGTTCGGGCGCTCCATACTATCTGGAAGCCAGGGATGATCTAGCAGTATCCGCTAGACAGACAGACCTGCGCATTAGGCCACAGCGTCCACCACGCCGACGCCGTCAAAACGATGAGCGCCAGCACGACGGCGGTGTTGATTGGCCTGAGTATGCGCGATGGCAAAGCGTCATCGTCGCCCTCCAGTCGCGCAGCGACAACTTTGCCAACGACGCGGGCCACAACAAAGCCCAGGAAGCCGGCGCCCGCGACCATCAGGACGATGGATAGAAAACTTGGGTTTCGCCCAGGCCAGTCCAGATGACCAGCAGCCCAAATCGGCCACGCGGCTAAGGCTGCCAGACAGCCCAGACCAACGACCCATAAGCGCTCGCCAAGCGATGCGGTCAGGCCGAAACGCCTAGAAGCGAAGGTGAGCGGCAGCGCCTCAATGAACAGATAAGCTGCGCCGAGCGCGCCGCTGAAAATGCCCCAAGGCAGATAGACCTCCATACGTCACCTCCACGCTCAGCTTAGTGGGCGGGACGTGCGCGGGGCCACAGATTTAACGTCCACGATCTATGGATGTTGACATGGACGCAAAATCATCCATCCATATCTTCCACACTTTCCACGTGGGAGGGCCGGATGGCCGACGTTCATACCCTCGACTTCACCAGAGCCAGGTCGCAATCGCCGCGACGGCCGAACAGCGGCGACGACGCCCGCGCGGTCCGCATTGATCTGACCGACGCCGACATGGACGCCTGGCGCAACGTCGTCGTCTTCGGGTCGGGCGCCCGATACGCCTACGCGCCGGATCCCGAGGTCACGCCGCCGGTTGAGCCGATGGCCGAACTGCCGGCCGACGCGCCGTCGCCCATCGTCTGGCATCGCCAGCCGGATCGGATCGTTCAGACCGTCCGTCTTTGCCTGATCGCCGCCGCCGTCGTCCTGGCCTTCGCCCAGATCGACGCCTGGATGTCGGCATGAGCCTGGTCGTCGCCACGCGCCACGGCCGGCTGTCGGCCGAGGAAATCTCCGGCGCCTGCCGCGATGCGCGCCTGCCGGGCTGGCGCGCCGTGATCCGCAAGGCCGAGACGGGTGACTACGTCTGCGCCCTGCGCACCCCCGACTACTGCGTCGTGCGCCAGACCGGCCGGATCGTCATCCGCTACGGCCGCGACGCCCCCGACGCCTTCGCCCGCGCGGTCACGGCCGCCCAGCGCACCCTTCCACCCACCCGTCACTGAACGGAGATCCCACGTGACCGCCAAATCCAAACGCACCCACCCGCTCGACCGCGACGGCGACGGCGATCCGGGCGGCTCGCTGCCCGGCAACCAGACCGCGCCCATGGCCTGGACCCGCGACGACCAACGCCTGATCGCCAAGCTGCAGCTGGCGCAGGTGACGCTGGATCCGGCCCTGACCGACGCGGGCCTTGCCGATGAAGTCGCGGGCTGGACCGACGATACAGCCCAGCAGGTCGAGGCCTTCGCCGACGCCATGACGGCCGAGGGCCGCTATCAGGACGAGGCCGGCGACGAGCGGAACGCTGACGGCTCGTCCATTGAGCTGCCACCCGTCCTCGCTCGCGCTCTGATCGGTGAGGGGGACGCGGCGCGTGATGCGGCTGACGATGCCGACGACCCCCATGCCGACTGCGTTCACTGCGGCGACAGTCACCCCGTCGGTGTCCTGGACGACGATCTTTGCCCAGCCTGCGTCGATGAAGCACCGATCCTGGATCAGCTGGACGGCGCCGCAGATCAGACTGCCGGCGACACCTTCGACGCCGAACAGGTCGCGGCCGCCACGACGGCCGGGGAGGGTGCGGTCATCGCCGAAGAGGGCGAAACCGTTGCGGATCCCGCCACGGCGACGGCCCCTCTGGACGACGGCCTGGTCAACATCCCGACCGAGACAGCCCCGGTCGCCGTGCGCCTGCATGAGCTGCGGATCCTGGTCACGGCCCGCCGCCTCTACAAGTCGCGCGAGGGCTACAGCTCCAACTACGGGCCGCCTTACGTCGATCAGGCCACCGTCGATGCCTGGATCACGGCGGGCCTGGCTGAGGATGTCCCGACCGCCGGCAACATGGGCGGCGTCCGCGTCACCTCGGAAGGCCGTTCGGCCCTGAACCGCACCCCGACCGACGAGGCCGCGTGATGGGGCAACTATCTAAAGAGGTCAGGGATCACATTGCACGCGCCGTCGAACGCGCGAAGGCGGTGCTGCAGCCGGGCGACAAGATCGGACTAACCATCTGCGGCGGCGGTCGCGCCTACTACCGCATGGTGGGCTGGGGCGGTCTGAACGGCGCCTACATCGAGAGCCGGACCAGCGACGAACTCAGCCCCTACAACATCGTGGCGCTGAACGGCGTCCCCACCAGCTTCCGTGACGACCCGGAAGAACACCTGCGGGCGACGAAACGATGACCCGCGTCGTCGCCCTCTTCTTCATCGGCGCCCATTGGCTGCTGACCGGCGGCCGGAGGATCCTGTAATGGCCGCCGCCCGCATGTCCGTGGTCGAAATCTCGGTGACGGTCGAGATCGACGGCCGCAACTTCACGACCCAGATCGCCGGATCCTATGACGCCCTGCGATCGGTCGAGGCCGCGCGCGGCGTCGGCCGCCAGATCGGCGACCAGCTGGGCGAATGCCTGGCCCTGCGGATCCAGCACGGCGGCCCCATTTCGCGAGCCGCCGCATGATCGCCCCCGACGCCCTCGATCTGCATGGCGTCGCTGTGCTGCTGGGCGTCTCCTACAGCCAGCTGCAGCGCACCTGGCGCACCATCGACGGCTTCCCGCCGCCCTATCTGGGCGGCGGGAAGGGCGAACGCCCGCGCTGGGCGCGCCAGGCCGTCATCGACTTCATGCATGGCCGCCGCTGGGCCGCGACCGAGGCCCCGCCCGTCGCCCTGTCGGCCGCCAAGACCCCCGCGAACGACCCCGTGCGGCGTCCGCCCCCCGACACCGTCGCGGCCCTGCTTTTTGCCGCCGGCGGTTGATCCACCTGCCAACCTGACCACCAAAGGGAACGACCATGTCCAACGCCACGCCCCACGACACAACCATCGGAAGCCGCGTCCGCGCGCGGCGAGAGCAGCAGGGCATGACCCAGGCCGCGCTCGCCGCCCACATCGGCGTCACCTTCCAGCAGGTCCAGAAATACGAGCGCGGCGTGAACCGCATCGCCGCCGCCCGCCTGTCCCTGATCGCCCGCGCCCTGGACGTTCCGGCCGCCGCCCTGCTGGGCGAAACGCCGGACGCCGCCGCTGGCCCTGTCGCCGTCATGTGCGCCCATCCTTCCGGCGCGGATCTCGCCCGCGCCTGGCTCGCCCTGTCGCCCCAGCTGCAGCGCGCCGTCCTGCACCTGGCCAAGGCCGCCACGCCGATGATCGTCACCGGATCGGCCTCGCCCATGACGGTCGATCTGCGCGGCATGGAGCCGATGCAATGAGCGGCCGTGATGTCAAAGCCGCCGCCGTCGCCGCAGACGACTGCGTCGCCTACATCGTCTGGAACGAGGATCGCACCGAGGGGGTGATCTTCGTCGCCCAGCCACCCTGCTCGGACCCTAATCTGCCGTCCGCGCTGGACGACGCGCGTCAGGCTTCGACCGGCGAACGGGCGTCCATGTTCGGCTCCACCATGGCCGAGGCCTTCTATGACGCCTTCGTCGAAGACGACGACCGACCGATCCAGGCCGTCAGCTACGCGGCGCTGCTGGCGCTTCCCACACCGCCGGATGCCGGTTAACCCTTCGCCATGACCCGCAAGCCCGCCGCCCCGTCCAACCTCCGCAACGGCCTGAAATGGCGTGACGGCCGCCCGCGCTGGGAACCGTCGCCCGCCAACCGGGCCTGCGGCTTCGCCGGCATGGATCTGCGCGACCATGCCGGGGGCTGGATGGAACGCGGCGCAGCGACGACGGCGGCCGACGCGCGCACCCTGTGGGCGCGCCTGGTGCGCGAGGCCATGCGCGACGACGGGGAGGGGTCAAAGGCCCGCTCCATGCTGGCCGCCGCCCTCGAACGCCTGCCGCCCGCGCCGGTCGAGGTCGAGGCCCGCCACCGCCGCGCCCTGGTCGCGGATCTGATCGAACGCGCCCGCGCCGTGATCGAGGCGCGCGAGCCGGATCTGATGCCCGAGGGGGCCGCGCCGCGCACCGGCGCCGCCATGGTTGAGGGCTTTTTCGCCGACGCCCAGGCGTTAAAACGGATCTCGACCGCCAGCCAGCGCGCCTATCGCGTCCACTCGCGCAAGTTCATCCAGCGGTTCGGCACACGCCGCGTGGACACCATCACCCTGCCGCAGATGCGCGCCTGGTATCTGGACCTCCAGGCCGAAGTCTCGACCGCCACCGCCAACGCGGCCGTGGGCGCGGCAGGGGCCTTCTTCCGCTGGGCCATGTGGCAGGATCCGCAATGGATCGTGGCCAGCCCGGCCGTCGGCGTCGGCCGTCAGAAGTCGGCCGGTCGCCGCGTCTTCTGGACCGTCGAGGAGGAACGTGACTTCGTCGCCTGGTGCGACGCCAACGGCTTCGTCGATGTGGCCGACGCCGCCACCGCCTGCCTCTGGACCGGTTCGCGTCAGGTCGATGTCGCCAAGGCGGCCGTCCACGAGCTGGAAGGGGCCACCTGGCGCTATGTCCCGCAAAAGACCGAGCGCAAGGGTCAGGAGGCCCTGGCGGGCATTCTGGAGCCCTTGGCGGTGCGGGTCGCCCGTCGCCGGGCCGAGGCCGACGCCGCGCCGCTGCGTCACCTGAACGCCACGCCCTATCTCTGGGACTACCGGATGAACCGCCGGCACACGTCCGACACCATCGGAACCCGCTTCCGCGAGGCGCGCCGCGCCGCCGTCGCCGCCGGGGCCATGCCGCCATCCTTCCTCGACAAGACGCTGCAGGACACCCGCGACACCTGCGTCACTCGCTTGGCGGCGGCCGACGTGTCGCTGGATCGCATCGCCTCATGGGGCGGCTGGGCTGTCGATACGGCCAAGAACATCCTGCGAGAGCACTATCTCAGCCTGATGGACGCCAGCGCCCTGGACAGCGCATCCAAGCTGCACGCCTGGGCCAAATCCCAAGGCGTCGCTCTGACCGCCGCCTAGAACATCCGTGAACGCAAGTCGGACGTCCGACTTGCGCCAAAGTCGGAAACACCCCGAATAGTCGGACGCCACCCAAGCGGCGCAAGGCTTTGTGGCCGGTCGATTAACCCGCGCCGCTATCCGAAGGTTAATCGAACAGTTTCGACACCGATTCTTCGTTCGCGATCCGTCGGATAGCCTCTCCGACCAGCGGAGCCACGGAAACCGCTCGGATTTTCGGGCAGTTCAAAACTTCGTGGGGTTGCTCGATGGAGTTGGTGATCACCAGCTCCTTCAGCGGACCGTCGGTAATGCGCTGGACGGCGGGGCCGGACAGGACGCCGTGGCTGATGTAGGCCGAAACCTCGGTCGCACCTTGGTCGATCAGGGCCTTGGCGGCGTTGACCAGGGTGCCGCCCGAATCGACGATGTCGTCGAACAGGATGCAGCGGCGGCCCTGCACGTCGCCGATGATGTTCATGACCTCGCTCTCGCCCGCCTTGGGCCGGCGCTTGTCGACGATGGCGAGATCGGCGTCCAGGCGGCTGGCCAGCGAACGCGCGCGCACCACGCCGCCGACGTCGGGCGAGACGATCATCAGGTCGTCGCCGCGGGCGTAGTTTTCCTTGATGTCCTGCGCCAACACGGGGGTCGCGACCAGATTGTCGGTCGGAATGTCGAAGAAGCCCTGGATCTGACCGGCGTGCAGATCCATCGTCAGGACGCGGTCGGCGCCGGCGCGGGTGATCAGATTGGCCACCAGTTTGGCCGAGATCGGCGTACGGCCGCCGGTCTTACGGTCCTGACGCGCATAGCCGAAGTAGGGGATGACGGCCGTGATCCGTTTCGCCGAGGCCCGCACCAGGGCGTCGGTGATGATCAGCAGCTCCATCAGGTTGTCGTTGGCCGGATAGGAGGTCGACTGCAGGATGAAGACGTCCTCGCCGCGGACGTTTTCCTCGATGATGGCGAAGACCTCGTTGTCGGCGAACCGCTTGACCTGGGCCTTGGTCAGGGGCGCATCCAGGTGGTCGGCGATCGCCTGGGACAGTGCGCGGTTGGAGTTGCCTGAGAGCAGCTTCATCGGCCGGTCATCCTTTCGCCGTCATCCGCCCCCCATGAACGGCGGTCGGTTGGCGCGCTCTTTACCAGTGGAGCCGGGCAGGGCAAGTCGTATGCTGAGTTTTCCTCGGCATGGCGCGGCTCGGTTGCGGGTGCTAGAGGTCGCCGCGTTGGTTTCCGGGGAACGGCTTCAGGGCCGTCCTTCATACGTCATGGGGTCGTCCTTGTCCGCTTCTAAGTTCCGTTCCGGCATGGTGCTGATGGCCGCGGCGCTCGCCGCACTGACGATTTCAGGCTGCGCGGGCAAGAACCGCCCCAAGCTGGCCTATGAGGAACGTCCGGTCGAGGCGCTTTACAACACCGGCTATGATCGGCTGCAGCAGCGCCGCTGGTCCGACGCCGTGGACTATTTCCAGGAAGTTGAACGCCAGCATCCGTATTCGGACTGGGCGCGTCGTTCGATCCTGATGCAGATCTACGCCTACTATCAGAACAACGCCTATGCCGACGCCATCGCGGCGGCCGACCGGTTCATCCAGCTGTTCCCCGGCAATCCGTCGGCGTCCTACGCCTTCTACATGAAGGCGGTCTGCAATTTCGAGCAGATCACCGACGTCGGTCGTGACCAGGGTTACGCCACCGCCGCCCTGGCGGGTCTGAAGGATGTCTCGCGCCGCTATCCGGGCACGCCTTATGCGTCGGACGCCGCCGTCAAGATCGACATGGTCAACGACCAGCTGGCCGGCAAGGAAATGAACATCGGCCGCTACTATCAGCGCGCTAACCAGCCGCTGGCGGCGCTGAACCGTTACAAGGCCGTGATCGCCAACCCGGACTTCCAGCGCACCTCGCACACGCCCGAAGCCTTGTATCGCCTGGTCGAGGTCAATCTTCAGCTGGGTCTGAAGGAAGAGGCGACGCGGAACGGCGCGGTGCTGGGCTACAACTATCCGGGCAGCCCCTGGTATGCCGAGGCCTATGCGCTGCTGACCGAGAACGGCCAGATGCCGGACAAGGCGCCTGAGGGCAAGCGAGAGAGCTGGCTGCAGCGGATCATTCCGGGCTGATCACGCGACGGCTTGTGCAATCCGGCGGGGATCGGGATTCTGTCGGTCATGATTCGTTCCGCCGGCGCCTGACGCGATGCTGACCGCCCTTTCCATTCGTGACGTTGTCCTGGTGGACGTGCTCGATCTTGAGGTCGAGAGCGGCCTGACCGTGCTGACCGGCGAAACCGGGGCCGGCAAGTCGATCATTCTGGACGCGCTCGGCCTGGCGCTCGGCGGGCGCGGCGATGCAGGCCTGGTGCGCAGTGGCGCCAAACAGGCGGTTGCCACCGCCGTCTTCTCCGCCCCCGACGATCCCGATCTGCTGGCCCTGATCGCCGACAAGGGATTCGATGTGCAGCCGGGGGAGGATTTGATCCTTCGGCGCGTCTTGGGCGCCGACGGTCGCAGCCGGGCCTATGTCAATGATCAGCCGGCCGGGGTGACCGCCGTGCGCGAGATCGGCGCGGCCTTGGTCGAGGTGCATGGACAGCATGAGACGGTGGGCCTGCTGGATTGGCGCACGCATCGCGCTTCGCTGGACGCCTATGGCGGGCTGCAGCCGCAGTTGTCTGCGGTCGCCTCGGCCTCAGCCAAGCTCAAGGCCGCCGAGGCCAAGCTGGCGGAGCTGAAGGCGCAGGCGGCGGACGCCGATGCGCGGCGCGAAGAGATCAGCCTGAACCTGTCCGAACTGGATGCGCTGGATCCGCGCGCCGACGAAGAGACGGAACTGGCAGGCGAACGCGCCCTGCTGGGCGCGGCCGAAAAGGCCATCGCGGATCTGGGCGACGCGCGCACCCAGCTGGGCGGCGACAAGTTGAGCCAGAAGCTGGGCGCGGCGTTGAGGGCCGTCGAACATGCGCGCCAGAGGGCAGGGCAGGCGGGCGCCGAGGGCGATCATCCGGTCATCGTCAAACTGTCGGCCGCCGTGGAGGCGATCGACCGCACCATGGTCGAGGCGGCGGAAGCCCTCGCCGCCGTGGACGCCGCCGCCGACGCCTTCGACTATGAGCCCGGCCGTCTGGACAAGGCGGAGGAGCGGTTGTTCGCCCTGCGCGCCGCCGCCCGCAAGCTGCACACCACCGTCGACGCCCTGCCGACCCTGCGCATTCGCCTGCGGGAGCAGCTCCGGCTGATCGAGGATGGCGAGGAGGCGCTGACCAATGCCGGGCGCGAGGCGGCGGAGGCGGCGGAAGCCTATGATCTGGCGGCCACTTTCCTGACCTCGGCGCGGGAAGCCGCCGCCGAGCGGCTGACCGCCGCCGTCATGGCAGAACTGGGCCCGCTGAAGCTGGAGCGCGCGCGGTTCCGCGTGGCGCTGGAGCCGATCGAGGGCCGACGCGGGCCGGACGGCGTCGAGACGGTGCGCTTCCAGATCGCCACCAACGCCGGAACCGACTTCGGCCCGCTGGACGCCATCGCCTCGGGCGGCGAACTGGCGCGTTTCGCCCTGGCGATGAAGGCCGCCCTGGCGAGCCGCGAGGACATGCGCCAGCCCGTGATGATCTTCGACGAGGTCGATCAAGGCGTGGGCGGAGCGGTGGCCGAGGCGGTTGGTTCGCGCCTGAAACGCCTGTCGAGCGGCGCCCAGGTCCTGGTCGTGACCCACAGCCCCCAGGTCGCCGCGCGCGGCCATGCCCACTGGAAGGTGATGAAGGCCGACCGCGACGGCCTGACCACCACCACCGTCGTCGCCCTGGACGACCAGCGTCGTCAGGAAGAGATCGCGCGCATGCTGTCAGGCGCTGAGATTACCGACGAAGCCCGAGCGGCGGCGCGCGCCTTGATCGGGTAAGACAAAACCCCCGGAGCGCATGCTCCGGGGGCCGTCCAAATCAACTCAGGATCAGTTGGGCTTGGCGCCGGCGTTGGCCGAGCCGTTTGCGCTGGCGCCGGCCGACAGCGCAACGCCGCTGCGTGA
This genomic window contains:
- a CDS encoding helix-turn-helix domain-containing protein codes for the protein MELSDIPDRLRLLRRSQADLARKLDLDPSSLTKTIKGTRRVQPAEVIEIEKYFGEKLSISVTEAAPQAPRRRATPTKIPVYGYAAAGDGERIAYADSQVIDYLDPPPFWRGGDDLAYVRLVGESMEPRYFSGEIVPVRLNLPPAKGQDCLIEFDDNTAMVKTYQGQRDGRVFAEQYNERKGLDFAATSVRALHTIWKPGMI
- a CDS encoding helix-turn-helix domain-containing protein; translation: MSNATPHDTTIGSRVRARREQQGMTQAALAAHIGVTFQQVQKYERGVNRIAAARLSLIARALDVPAAALLGETPDAAAGPVAVMCAHPSGADLARAWLALSPQLQRAVLHLAKAATPMIVTGSASPMTVDLRGMEPMQ
- a CDS encoding site-specific integrase encodes the protein MTRKPAAPSNLRNGLKWRDGRPRWEPSPANRACGFAGMDLRDHAGGWMERGAATTAADARTLWARLVREAMRDDGEGSKARSMLAAALERLPPAPVEVEARHRRALVADLIERARAVIEAREPDLMPEGAAPRTGAAMVEGFFADAQALKRISTASQRAYRVHSRKFIQRFGTRRVDTITLPQMRAWYLDLQAEVSTATANAAVGAAGAFFRWAMWQDPQWIVASPAVGVGRQKSAGRRVFWTVEEERDFVAWCDANGFVDVADAATACLWTGSRQVDVAKAAVHELEGATWRYVPQKTERKGQEALAGILEPLAVRVARRRAEADAAPLRHLNATPYLWDYRMNRRHTSDTIGTRFREARRAAVAAGAMPPSFLDKTLQDTRDTCVTRLAAADVSLDRIASWGGWAVDTAKNILREHYLSLMDASALDSASKLHAWAKSQGVALTAA
- a CDS encoding ribose-phosphate pyrophosphokinase, which produces MKLLSGNSNRALSQAIADHLDAPLTKAQVKRFADNEVFAIIEENVRGEDVFILQSTSYPANDNLMELLIITDALVRASAKRITAVIPYFGYARQDRKTGGRTPISAKLVANLITRAGADRVLTMDLHAGQIQGFFDIPTDNLVATPVLAQDIKENYARGDDLMIVSPDVGGVVRARSLASRLDADLAIVDKRRPKAGESEVMNIIGDVQGRRCILFDDIVDSGGTLVNAAKALIDQGATEVSAYISHGVLSGPAVQRITDGPLKELVITNSIEQPHEVLNCPKIRAVSVAPLVGEAIRRIANEESVSKLFD
- a CDS encoding outer membrane protein assembly factor BamD — encoded protein: MGSSLSASKFRSGMVLMAAALAALTISGCAGKNRPKLAYEERPVEALYNTGYDRLQQRRWSDAVDYFQEVERQHPYSDWARRSILMQIYAYYQNNAYADAIAAADRFIQLFPGNPSASYAFYMKAVCNFEQITDVGRDQGYATAALAGLKDVSRRYPGTPYASDAAVKIDMVNDQLAGKEMNIGRYYQRANQPLAALNRYKAVIANPDFQRTSHTPEALYRLVEVNLQLGLKEEATRNGAVLGYNYPGSPWYAEAYALLTENGQMPDKAPEGKRESWLQRIIPG
- the recN gene encoding DNA repair protein RecN, which codes for MLTALSIRDVVLVDVLDLEVESGLTVLTGETGAGKSIILDALGLALGGRGDAGLVRSGAKQAVATAVFSAPDDPDLLALIADKGFDVQPGEDLILRRVLGADGRSRAYVNDQPAGVTAVREIGAALVEVHGQHETVGLLDWRTHRASLDAYGGLQPQLSAVASASAKLKAAEAKLAELKAQAADADARREEISLNLSELDALDPRADEETELAGERALLGAAEKAIADLGDARTQLGGDKLSQKLGAALRAVEHARQRAGQAGAEGDHPVIVKLSAAVEAIDRTMVEAAEALAAVDAAADAFDYEPGRLDKAEERLFALRAAARKLHTTVDALPTLRIRLREQLRLIEDGEEALTNAGREAAEAAEAYDLAATFLTSAREAAAERLTAAVMAELGPLKLERARFRVALEPIEGRRGPDGVETVRFQIATNAGTDFGPLDAIASGGELARFALAMKAALASREDMRQPVMIFDEVDQGVGGAVAEAVGSRLKRLSSGAQVLVVTHSPQVAARGHAHWKVMKADRDGLTTTTVVALDDQRRQEEIARMLSGAEITDEARAAARALIG